The Amycolatopsis coloradensis sequence GAAATATCATTTGCCCCCCTCACGCAAGCGGAACAAAAAGCCCACTCAAGTTCGCCTGGCGCCGAATTAACTCGAGGGCACATCACCCGACATTGACCCGAAAACTCAGATGACATGCAAATGCGCTTCCGACCCCGAAGGGATCACTTGAAGAGAGCCCTAGAAAGCAGCACCACACACGACCAGTCAGCAGTCTGACGACAACGATTCGCACACAAGACCGGGCACAGGTGGGGTTGGCGCACAGAACACCGAAGACACTCTACAAGCCGCTGAACAGCTGCTTTGGCAATATCTGCGACCGATTATCAATAAGTGAGACCGCAGTCGACATTACACGAGAATCCCTCTACAATGCCTTGAGACGTCACGCCGCGCGTTGAGCTGATCCACTCCCGGCCGCCGATCGTGGGAATCTCTTGTCGTTTTTGACCGTTTACGCGATACGCGTATCTGGTTTCGCTTCTTGCGCACGCGTAACTATGACAGCGCCTATGTACCGTGATAATGCCCCTTATGACTGAGCATCCCTGAGAAAAGCGCGAAATACGCTTTCCTGAGAACGCAGAAGCCCGGAGCGAAGACACCAGGCGGCCCGGATTAGGCGCTCAGTGGCGATCTGAGAGCATTCTGCCTGGTCAGGCCACCGGCAGAACGACGACCTTGCCGCGGATACCACCCGCTTCGCTTCGGCGGTGCAAGGAGGCGAGCGCGCTGAGCAGGTGCCGTTCGGTGATCTCGACGGTGATCGTGCCGCTGTCGACCAAGGTCACCAGCTCGGCGAGCTGGGCGGAGTCGTTACGGGCGACGACACGTGTGGTGATCGGCGCCTTGAACTCGTTGGTGACCGAGACGATGCGGCCACCGGGCCGGACGAGCGAAGCCAGCGCCGCGCTCCGCGGCTCGTCGAGACCGACGAGGTTCAGGACGACATCGACCTGACCGTCGAGCGCGTTCCCGAGCGACGTGGTGGTGTAGTCGACGATCAGGTCCGCGCCGTGCCGCAGGACCGCTTGCCTGCTGCGCGGGCTGGCGGTGGCGACCACCTGTGCGCCGGCGCGTTTCGCGAGTTGGACGGCGAAGCCGCCGATGCCGCCGCCCGCGCCGTTGACCAGAAGTCGTTCACCCGGGACGAGGCGTGCGCGCTCGACCGCCTGCCACGCTGTCAACCCGGCGAGCGGCAGGGCGGCCGCGCCGGCGAGAGGGACGGCTGTGGGCGCGGTGACCAGCGCTGCGGCGTCGGCCACGGCGAACTCCGCGGCCGCACCGTCGATCCAGCCGATGACCTGGTCGCCGACCTTGTGCGTGCGCACTCCCTCCCCGAGTTCGACGATCGTCCCCGCGACATCCCAGCCCAGGGTGAGCGGCAGAGCCACCGGCACCAGGTCGCGGAGCGCGCCGGAGCGCAGGGCCACCTCGGTGGGATTGAAGGAGGTGGCGGCGACCTCGATCAGCGCCTCGCCCGCCGCGGGGACGGGCCGAGCGACCTCCTCGATGCGGATGACGGTCGGGTCCCCATGCTGATGAATCCGTGCGGCTTTCATGTTCTCGACCGTAGGGCCCCCTGGAGAGACGAACCATGTGCCAAAGCCGCCTATTTCCTTCGCAATCGTCTCCGAACGCGTAGGGTCGCGCCGTGGACGTGCTGAGCGACGTGCTGTCGGTGGTACGCGCCGGCCGTCCGAGGTCGGCGCTCGTGACGTGGCAAGGCTCCTGGGCGCAACAGTTCTCTCCGGTGCCCGGCGCCGTCGGCTTTCGTGTGGTGGTGCGGGGCAGTTGCGTCCTCGTCCCGGCCGATGCCGAACCGGTGCGGCTTGTCGCGGGTGACGTCGTGCTCCTGCCACACGGACGAGGGCACGTGCTGGCCGACAGCCCGGCCACGCCGCCGACCGCACGGCCTTGCGGTCCCGCCGCCGAGGACCATCCGCTCGCGCTCGCCGACGCGTCGGAATCCTCCACCGTCACCCTGTGCGGCGCCTACGAACTCGCACCCGAGGGTCTGCACCCCTTGCTGCAGGACCTGCCCGAGGTCGTCCATCTCGATACCCGCGCCGACGGTCTTGCCGAGCTGAGGACCGTGGTGGACATGCTCGGCGCCGAATCGGTTCGGCCGCGGCTCGGCACGGACGCGGCCATTCCCGCACTCCTGGACATGCTGCTGCTCTACGCCCTGCGCGCTTGGTTCGACAGCGCCCGGACCAAGACTGGCACCGGTTGGGCGACGGCGTTGCGGGATCCGGGCGTCGCGGCCGCGCTGCACGCCATCCACCGGAAGCCGGCGCACCCCTGGACGGTCGCGTCGCTCGCCACGCTCGCGGGTCTGTCCCGGGCTCCGTTCGCCAAGAGGTTCACCGAACTGATCGGCCGACCACCGATGCGCTACCTGACCTGGTGGCGCATGACCACGGCGGCCCGGCTGCTGCGCGAGTCCGACGCGCCGCTCAGCTCCATCGCCGATGCCGTCGGCTACCGGTCGGAATTCGCGCTCGCCGTGGCGTTCAAACGCCAGTACGAGACCCCGCCCGGCAGGTACCGGCGGTCGGCGGCCACTCCCGGTCAGCCCAGAGACGCGCTCGCGGAGCGCAGTTCTTCAAGGGCCTTGAGCAGGTAGGTGGCGAAGTCGTCCTCAGGAGCGCGGTCGCCTTCGGACCATTCGGCGTATTCCCGTTTGAAGGCGAGGACGCCGAGCTCGCTGGCGAGGGCGGCGGTCGGATCGGGCACGCCGCGGGCGACCAGGGCGGCTGTCATGGCGACGGCGAGGCTGACGCTCTTGAGGGCGTCTCGTTCCTGAAGTTCGGCGCTCGCGGCGACCGCGGCCTTGAGCCGCGGGGCGATCTCCCGGCTCATCGGGCCCATCGCGGTCGACGCGCGGACGAGACCCGCGGCGACCACCTCGAGCGGACTGGCTTCGGCGGGCGCTTCGGAGATCACTTCGGTCAGCAGCCGGCTCAGCGTTTCCTGTCCGGCGACCAGCAGTTCGCGCTTGTCGGGGACGTGCCGGAAGAAGGTGCTCTTGGTGACCCCGGCCCGTTCGGCACCGGCCGCCCCTTCGTGACCTGTTCGGGCACGCCCGCCACGCCGGGCCGCGCCCCCACCGAGAGTGACCCGCTTCCGACCGACGGGCCGTCCGCCTGCCGCAGACCGTTCACCACGAGGGCAAGGGCGGGTTCGCCGGTGTGCTGACCGGTATCGCGCGCCAGAGCGGGGTGTCCGGTTACCCGGGCGACGGCACCCAGCGCTGGCCCGCTTCGCGGCCGACCAGCCCTCGTCCAGCGCCCACACCCGCCAAACGTTCGGTTGGACTCCCCAGCACCCGAGCCTGCTGAAGGACCTCGAGAACATCCAGCCCTAGGCCTCGAGGACGAAGAACAGAAAACTCAAGAAGGCGGTCTTGCCCGCGAGTTCCTCGGGGAAGCGCTCGTGCGCG is a genomic window containing:
- a CDS encoding TetR/AcrR family transcriptional regulator, which translates into the protein MWALDEGWSAAKRASAGCRRPGNRTPRSGARYRSAHRRTRPCPRGERSAAGGRPVGRKRVTLGGGAARRGGRARTGHEGAAGAERAGVTKSTFFRHVPDKRELLVAGQETLSRLLTEVISEAPAEASPLEVVAAGLVRASTAMGPMSREIAPRLKAAVAASAELQERDALKSVSLAVAMTAALVARGVPDPTAALASELGVLAFKREYAEWSEGDRAPEDDFATYLLKALEELRSASASLG
- a CDS encoding NADP-dependent oxidoreductase, which produces MKAARIHQHGDPTVIRIEEVARPVPAAGEALIEVAATSFNPTEVALRSGALRDLVPVALPLTLGWDVAGTIVELGEGVRTHKVGDQVIGWIDGAAAEFAVADAAALVTAPTAVPLAGAAALPLAGLTAWQAVERARLVPGERLLVNGAGGGIGGFAVQLAKRAGAQVVATASPRSRQAVLRHGADLIVDYTTTSLGNALDGQVDVVLNLVGLDEPRSAALASLVRPGGRIVSVTNEFKAPITTRVVARNDSAQLAELVTLVDSGTITVEITERHLLSALASLHRRSEAGGIRGKVVVLPVA
- a CDS encoding AraC family transcriptional regulator; this encodes MDVLSDVLSVVRAGRPRSALVTWQGSWAQQFSPVPGAVGFRVVVRGSCVLVPADAEPVRLVAGDVVLLPHGRGHVLADSPATPPTARPCGPAAEDHPLALADASESSTVTLCGAYELAPEGLHPLLQDLPEVVHLDTRADGLAELRTVVDMLGAESVRPRLGTDAAIPALLDMLLLYALRAWFDSARTKTGTGWATALRDPGVAAALHAIHRKPAHPWTVASLATLAGLSRAPFAKRFTELIGRPPMRYLTWWRMTTAARLLRESDAPLSSIADAVGYRSEFALAVAFKRQYETPPGRYRRSAATPGQPRDALAERSSSRALSR